The Meriones unguiculatus strain TT.TT164.6M chromosome 14, Bangor_MerUng_6.1, whole genome shotgun sequence sequence TGCCCCCCAGTAGGATTTTCTGAGGATCTtagtaaaaggaaagaaattccaTTTGATGAATTTCGCTCAACAAACGGCAAATGACAAAGCTGTTTGTCATCCCGCATCTTCCCCTTTATCAGGAGTTATGAAATTTTTCActggacaaacaaaacaaaacagcttttcAGTCACAGACAGATAACAGGAGGTCAAGGCCTAATTTTGCAGGAATGCAGCTGCTACAGCAGAAATTCTCTGTAAGGTGACTCTCCAGTATTTCCAAACAGCGCTAAATCTTCTAAGAAATCATTTGGGGACCTCAGGACATTCCAAAAAACCATTACTGTTTCCCAGTCTGTCACCTTTGCATTGCTTTAGTCAACACAAGCAGAGCTGTGTTCATAAAAGTTAATTCTGAAGCTCATCGTGATCTGATGATGAGGACACAGCTCCTTTCCGTGGCTCTCCCAAGAGAGTATTCAAACTTGAAGTGGACTTTGGCTAAAATATTGCCCAGTTCTTCAGTGTGTTTATTTGCACACACAGAACATTATGTAGCTGACTTTCAGTATGAAGTAGAACCCTCACCTCCATGTTCTAAGAACCAGATTTATGACATACAAATTAATATTAACTAATTATCTTGTGTTTCAACAAGACAACTGTGTCTTTAATAACAGTTatgtgtttttgcttttcaaattaagaatggaaatgaaaattttagatgcagttttataAAGTATGTGAAATACCTAAATGcctatttattaaataaaaataaaccatcaaTATAAGAGAAAAACATCATTTAATGATGCTTATGCTCAGAGAAAGCAACACTGAAAACCCcatcttttcctttcctcacagGAAAATGTCTGCATCCCTCGAAGACTTCAACAGTTCCAGGTTCCAGGTGTCTGAGTTCATTCTGATGGGATTCCCAGGCATCCACAGCTGGCAGCACTGGCTGTCCCTGCCGTTGACCTTGCTCTATCTCTCAGCAATAGggacaaatgtccttattcttGTCATCATCTATCAGGACCCTTCCCTGAAGCAGCCCATGTACCTTTTCCTGGGCATCCTCTCTGTGGTGGACATGGGCCTTGCCACCACCATTGTGCCTAAGATTCTGGCCATCTTCTGGTTTGATGCCAAGGTCATTAGCCTTCCTGAGTGTTTTGCTCAGATTTATGCCATTCACTGCTTTGTAGGCATGGAGTCCGGTATCTTCCTCTGCATGGCTTTTGATAGATATGTAGCTATTTGTTATCCTCTCCGCTATTTGTCGGTTGTCACCAATTCCTTGATCTTAAAAGCCACACTGTTTATGGTGCTGAGAAATGGCTTGTTCGTCATCCCCGTGCCGGTGCTTGCAGCCCAGAGGAACTACTGTTCCAGAAATGAAATTGATCATTGCCTGTGCTCTAACCTTGGTGTCACAAGCCTGGCTTGTGATGACAGGTGGCCGAATAGCATTTGCCAGTTAATCCTGGCATGGCTTGGAATGGGGAGTGACCTGGGTCTCATAATGTTGTCATATATTTTGATTCTGCGCTCTGTACTGAGACTCAACTCCGCTGAGGCTGTCTCTAAGGCTCTGAGTACTTGCAGCTCCCACCTCATCCTGATCCTCTTCTTCTACACTGTTGTCGTAGTGATCTCAGTAACTCACTTGGCAGAGACCAAGACCACTTTGATCCCAGTTTTGCTCAACGTGATGCACAATgtcatccctccttccctcaaccCTATCGTGTACGCGCTTAGGACCAAAGAACTCAGGCGGGGCTTTCAAAAGGTGCTTTGTTGGGGTttacagaagaaatgaaaagtcTTCTCCAGGACGGGAGTGGACTTCAGCTTCAGCATCTCCTAAACATATGGTGGCATTCTAGACATCATCAAGGAGGGGAGTGGACGTGCCCTCGAGAGTCCcttgtcatgattttttttttgcacaaatAATCATGAAAacttaagaaatgaaaaaaagaaaaagaaaaaattatttcataattaTTCCAAAATTGACAAAGGctaaataaatatattcaaaaaaatagaaagaccttCCACGAGGCCAGCCAAATAGTATTACAAGCAGAATAGTGATTTTTATAAATGACCTAAAGTGAAACCCAGCAAAATAATAAATGTGTGATTTATAGGACATGCTTGCACTTTGTTGGCTGTATGTTGGAGCAAAGTCAGCCTGCCTAATTATCATCACCCTAGCAATACGTGATGCAGAGGCAGAGAATACACTTACAATGGGCAACGCCTGGCCTGGCTGTGGGAGAGTGCTAGGTGGCCCAAGAGCAGGCGACCAGCACGGACAAGTAAATTCACTGATATGTGGTTGCTGTCCACTTACCTCTCCATATTTGCTCTCGGTCCTTCTGTAAAGCCCACTGTCTAGAGACTTGACTTTCAACTCTCCTGAGTCAAGGTCCCCATCTTGGGATGCTCAGGTGGACTGAGTTATTTTAGATGATTTCTTCTTGCACCCCCAGCCTTCCTCAACACCGTGTTCCTGATAGGATATGTCTCTTGTAACACTTCTCAGGTGTCCATCTGCTAAAGAACGtgtgtctatctttttttttttttttccacttaccTTCTCATTGagacaaaggaaataaagaattTCTGCTACTGGTTAGTCAGGAATGTGTGCTCTTCTGTTAAGCCACATACTGTcatttctcttgtgtgtgtgtctgtggatccATGTACTTGCATGCGTAAAGGAGGGCTGGGAAAAGGGGAGCTATCCCCCCTTCCCCCACAAAGGACGGTATTCTCTGCTTTTGTGCATGCACCCATGCTTAGATCCAGGGCCTCTCCTTAAAAGTACTGAAATAACTACGAAATGCTTATTTGCATGGAGTGAAGAAAACACACTTAAAGAGGCTGACATTCCACGGGTAGcacagaacttgaaaaataatCCTTTTAGTTTGAAATGATATTTAAGATTATTTACCCTATGCTCCATGTCTATAAGAAAAACTCAGGTTCTTATGATGGTGTAATTTCAGGTTTACAGCAATATTGCAAGACTAGAACGAGAAATGCCTTGCTGTGCATGGTGGTGTAtgaaccccagctccagggaggcagagtcagttGGGTCTTTTTAATTCAAGGCCAGCAGCAAGTTCTGATCCAGCCACGGCTACATCATAAGACTCTCTCAAACtagcaagtaaacaaacaaacaaaaaagaaatagaaattataTACACTATTTATAGAGAttcataaaatgtttattttatgccCAAGTTTTAAGTTATCTtctttacatatgtatgtacatgtatgtattatTTTTCTGATCTATCTAAAATAAATTCTGTTCATTTTTAAACACTTCGCTGTGTATATGAACTGATAAAAATCGGATCTCAAATCTAGGTATGCTAGTGAATTGGTGGAATTTCCATGGATTTAGTTGACAACATTTCTGCGGGCAATCATATGTATTTGAATTAATAATGCCTCTAGGGAATTAGGGAACTGGAGCCAGCCGGCTGCTCTGGACCCCTGTTCAGAGTTCCAGGCAGAAAGGGCCTGTGGATCTCCTGTTCTTTGGGGCCTGTCTAGTCAAGGACAGTCCTCCGTGATGAGCTGAGCGGCCTCAAGTCTGGGCGCTGGGGATTCCAGGTTTCAGCGCCTGCTGGGCGAAGGTTAATAGCTAACCGCAGCTCCCCCATCCACTGTGTCAGGGAGAAGGGAAGCCTCGCCTGCAGGCTGTACACGGACTGCAGAATCAGCTCAGGACTCCTGTGAATTCCTTCTCATTTAATCTCCATGATCCAAGCAGTTATTGATATCGGTATAGCTCGGTTACTGGTGCGCTAGCTCCTGCCTCAAGATTACCATCATGACCCTCACATCAGGACCATCATGGTCCTCACATGCCTATGTGTCAAGCATCTCCAATGACTCCATCACTCTGATTTTTATGTTGCGTGGGTTGTTTGTCTTCTTCGTATTACTGGGAAAGTGCAGATGGCTTCTCTTCAAGAAGTCCTTCCTGAAAATTACAATTTCTCTTCAAACCTTAAGCATCAGgaatacacgcacacacacacacacacacacacacacagagtcctaTGTGCCTTTGGGATCCTGGGCACTGGGTTTTAGTTCTGCCACAGTTGCTAAAGAACTGGTAGCAGCTCCCCACCAAGCTGTGAGCTTGTAGGTGGACAGACTTGTGGGAATTCTCCACATTGTTCCATGGCAGATAGTCattgttttcaaaacaaacaaacaaaaaggagcgAAAGTGCAGAACCCCACTTCTGTACTCCAAATACTTAAGTTGGAAATGGAGTTTGGGAGCAAATGGAGAACTTGGGATTCAATAATTTTCCTCTGGGATGAGAAACGAATATGAAATATGATTAGAAatactaaatataaaattattttctacaaTGATGCTAAACTTATAAAAACAACCAACCAGTTCTTATAAAAACAAAGGAGGCAGGTGAAAACGCCCAGTTGTTATGGTCTATGGTAATACAAGATTTTTCAAGGACACTTACacacaattttatttaaaaatgtcacAGTAAGTACACGAGAAGGCAGTTTCTTCCAACACATCCAGACTCAACCCTCTTGGGACCTGAGGGAATGAGGACACAATTACCGCACCGTTTCGCAAACAAACTTGTCTAAGAGgctcctgtcctcctcccctgGGCCCTTCAGCCGTGGGGGATGGAGGAGTGGTGTCCTCCTCGTCTTGTGGGTGTGGCTGAAGCTCCTCAGTGGCCACGCTGCCCAGCCTGGTCAGTTCAGTAAGCACCACTTATACTTTGGACAGGGGACGACCCTGGTGCGTGGGCACGGCTGGAGCTGCGTGAGGGCAGCAGAAGTGCCCGGATACAAGTGCGGCTTCAGGCTTCATAGGCAGCACAGTGGTGGCCGGGCTCACGGTGGCGCAGGTGGCACTGGGCCGGTCTGAGCATCCTTTGGCCGCGGTGGGGCCGGTCATCCCGGTCTTGCTGCGCGTCCCGAGTAGCCGGGGAGCTGCGGGTGCGTGGTCTGCTCCCGCCCCCTGCAGCTCCAGCGCGTTCCCGGGTTAGGTGAGAAGACCTCGGGCGACGGGAGACCACGGGCGCCGGGGTGCAGGGTGGGGCCGGGATCCAGTGCCGCCGAGAAGTCACAGCAGCTGGGGCGCGGGGGCCCTGTGCAGGCGCCACCTCTGGCAGCGCCACGGTCAGGCGGGTCGCGGGGCACCACAGAGCGAAGGCTTAGGGGTTGCGGTGGGGAAAAGAGGGGCCCAGTGCCCAGGCCTTACATCCACAGGAGCTGCACGACTCTAACAAGCCTTCTGGTCCTCCTTGGTGCGGACCGCCTGGGGCTCAGCGTGACCAGCGCTTCTCCAGGCTGCGCTCCCGCCTTTGGATGGAGAAGATAGAGAAGAAAGTCAGGATGGGTTCAGTCAGTTTCCTGGTTTGTGTCCCAGGAGGAGACGCTCATGGGCTTGACCGGAAACTGCCTGGTAGCTCATGTGCCCAGCCTGGAAGGCTTTACCGAAATATAACTTCTGTTTTATATGGATCCCCTCCCCAAGAAACTAATTAAAATGGGCTCCATTTTTAtgattataaaaaacaaaaatgtgaaagGGCAGAGAGTATAGATCAAACAATAAACATCAAAGAGGACAACGCTTTATTGAAAAATACATGTTAAATGGAGACATATAACAGAGGCAAAGACTTGATAACCTTTAGGAAGACAGTAATACTAACTGCATATGTACAATGTATGCATATGTCCggatatgcatacatatatgcatattgaAGCATGTATATGAAATATGTGTGATATACTTAAGAGGCGTGGGAAATCTCAGAGGAAAGTAAGTCAGGGGATTTGTAGCAAGAGTACGCTTCAGGATGCTATTGtttattttgtagaaaaaaataaatcaaaggacTCACCATCCTAGGCACCTTTAGCTGCCCTTGGCCTATGATCATACatacaatttggaaaaaaaattatcatagtTCAGTACGTTAAAAGACAATAATGAGAAAGCATGAAGCATgagaaaatttaataaaacatttcattGATTTGTGAGACACTAAGATCTACTGGGAAATAGATCATCCAACTATTTTCAGAATCCTTTGACCTGAGCATCAGTAACTAATGATAAACATCAATGACTGAGTACGAAGAATGTTAAAAGTCTCTCTTAAGTGTTTAATATCTCTGAAACGATgagatcatttctttctttccttccttccttcttccctccttccctcctttcctccctccctctctctctcccttccttccatccatccttccttccttccttccttccttccttccttccttccttccttccttcctttctttctctctctctctctctttctttctttctttcttccactctctctctcccctccctccctctctttctctttcttcctccctttcttccttcctttctttcattctttctttcccttccttccttcctccctccctccctctctttctctttcttcctccctttctttcttcctttctttcattctttctttcccttccttccttcctccctctctccctccctccctctcccttccttccttccttccttccttccttccttccttccttcctttcttccttccttccttccttctttcctttctttctttctttctttctttctttctttctttctttctctctccccaccctccctctctttctctttcttcctccctttcttccttcctttctttcattctttctttcccttccttccttcctccctccctccctccctccctctcccttccttccttccttccttccttccttccttccttccttcctttcttttttctttctctctctctctctttctttttttctttcttcttttgtcttgCAGTATATTCTAAACTGGACTTGAACTCTCCTGCCTCACTCTCGCCGATTCTGGTATTATAGGGATGCAGCCAACATGCTTAGACCATACTACTTTTTAAGAACATATCTAGTAAGACATGTATTGTTATTCACAATTGAGCAAGGCACTCTAAAAAAAGGCCCCTTTAAAAAAGTTATAATAGAATACAGTGTATTAATCTACAAGGATGAAAATATATCTTTCAAAAATTCAGAGTAAAAATCTGATCAACAATGATTTCCTGAATGAATCAATTATTTAACAATAAGtaacaacacaaacaaaattgTTCATCTGGTTGattaaacattaaaatgtatTGTACAGTTTTTAAAAGCAGAAGAGAGCTATTAATAGTAATTACAACCTATCTATTCTTTTGTCCTTTCTTTAGAAAAACCTACCTAATTTTAAGCAATTGAATTATGGTACTTGCCTGGTCATGTTAGCGCAGAATAACACAGAGATGACCCCAGCTTCCTTCGTTCTGAATGGGATCCCAGGCCTGGAAGAGATGCACATCTGGATTTCCTTCCCGTTCTGTTCCATGTATGCAGTGGCTATGGTGGGGAACTGTGGACTCCTCTACCTCATCTTCTTTGAGGACTCCTTACACAGACCCATGTACTACTTTTTAGCGATGCTTTCTCTCACAGACCTTGTCATGTGCTCTAGTACAATCCCGAAAGCCCTCTGCATCTTCTGGTTCCATCTCAAGGAAATTGGATTTGACGACTGTCTGGTCCAGATGTTCTTCATCCACACCTTCACGGGGATGGAGTCCGGGGTGCTCATGCTCATGGCTCTGGATCGCTACGTAGCCATCTGCTACCCTCTGCGTTACTCCACCATCCTCACCAATCCTGTCATTACCAAGGTTGGGTTTGCCACCTTCCTAAGGGGGGTGCTGTTAATTATTCCGTTCACATTTCTTACTAAGCGCCTGCCCTACTGTAGAGGAAATATAATAAACCACACCTACTGTGACCACATGTCTGTAGCCAAGCTGTCATGTGGCAATGTTAAGGTGAATGTAATTTATGGCCTGATGGTTGCCCTCTTGATTGGGGGCTTCGACATCCTGTGCATCACAGTCTCCTACACCATGATCCTGAGGGCAGTGGTCAGCCTGTCCTCAGCAGACGCCCGGCAGAAGGCCTTCAGCACCTGCACTGCCCACATCTGCGCCATTGTTTTCTCCTATAGCCcagccttcttttccttcttttcccaccGCTTTGGGGGCCACACTATCCCTCCATCTTGCCACATTATTGTGGCTAACATTtatctgcttttgcctcccacaATGAACCCTGTTGTTTATGGAGTGAAGACCAAGCAGATACGAGACTGTGTCATAAGGATTCTTTCAGGGTCTAGGGATTCCAAAACCCATGGCATACCCAAGCTTTGCTAGGGTAACAGAGAATTACTTCTAATTGCTTGTTTAGGCAAGAGCTGACAGAATCCTTGTAATTGTACTTAATAAGGCACTAAAAACTAGACCTTGCTAAATGTTGTATTCCTCAACATTCCTGGGAGGCCCACCAGTCTTCCTATAACTCTAGCTTCTCACTCTTTGGAAGAACTAATCTACTAGAGAGACGATGTTTCATTGACAAAACCTAATGAAACATGAGTAAAGCATAAGGATGTTGAATCTTGTTTTAATATatcaaatgtaatttttataatatttgtcAGTTGTTGCTTCTGctagaatatgtgtgtgtatgtatatacatatatatctttgtgtgtatacatatggaTACATATAAGTATACATAAAATTTATACAAATTACTTCTTTTATtaaatacttctttctttcttgaaaagaCAGGGATATTTCTCATTAAGTCATGGATACAATTCACTTTTAGTATGTAGGTATCTCGATAGACTCCTATTGGGCTAGCTAGGCTTTTCTTATCCAAACCACTACCACATAATTATTTCACAGCAGAACAATTGGCTGTCCCATTTCTTTCAAGAGTGTCTTAAAGATCATGCACGCCAGAAACAGCTAATTCTCTGAAACACATttaagaaaatgcatgttt is a genomic window containing:
- the LOC110558346 gene encoding olfactory receptor 56B1; the protein is MSASLEDFNSSRFQVSEFILMGFPGIHSWQHWLSLPLTLLYLSAIGTNVLILVIIYQDPSLKQPMYLFLGILSVVDMGLATTIVPKILAIFWFDAKVISLPECFAQIYAIHCFVGMESGIFLCMAFDRYVAICYPLRYLSVVTNSLILKATLFMVLRNGLFVIPVPVLAAQRNYCSRNEIDHCLCSNLGVTSLACDDRWPNSICQLILAWLGMGSDLGLIMLSYILILRSVLRLNSAEAVSKALSTCSSHLILILFFYTVVVVISVTHLAETKTTLIPVLLNVMHNVIPPSLNPIVYALRTKELRRGFQKVLCWGLQKK
- the LOC110544790 gene encoding olfactory receptor 52N4, with the protein product MLAQNNTEMTPASFVLNGIPGLEEMHIWISFPFCSMYAVAMVGNCGLLYLIFFEDSLHRPMYYFLAMLSLTDLVMCSSTIPKALCIFWFHLKEIGFDDCLVQMFFIHTFTGMESGVLMLMALDRYVAICYPLRYSTILTNPVITKVGFATFLRGVLLIIPFTFLTKRLPYCRGNIINHTYCDHMSVAKLSCGNVKVNVIYGLMVALLIGGFDILCITVSYTMILRAVVSLSSADARQKAFSTCTAHICAIVFSYSPAFFSFFSHRFGGHTIPPSCHIIVANIYLLLPPTMNPVVYGVKTKQIRDCVIRILSGSRDSKTHGIPKLC